The DNA region TCGAGCTAGCATAAGCATGCATATTATAGTAGCGGATTGAATGCTTTACCAAAGATATGAAAATATTCTATAAGCAGCAAACTGATGCGGAATCATAGGGCCCTACTAATTTTGTCTCCtttctaatttttatgaaagtaatcAAACTTAGGtactccttttcttttattattctGGCCAAACAACGAAAAAGCAGATAGATGTATAATTGCGCAGCTTCAAATCAATTCCAAGTTCTATTTCACCTTTCAACAATTTTAACCTAATGGTATACTGTAGAAAAATGGTCCTATGTATTAAAAGTGATACTTTATTACTGTATTACGCAAAAACTGTACAACCAAAGGCGCTAACCATGTGTGGAATATAAATTGAATATAAAATACGTGATCCAAGTTTGAAAATTATTTGTTCAAATCAAATGTTAACCTATATTATTTCTATATAGTTAATATACCACCTAAATATAGCAACACATGGAAACTATTCCTCGTAAATCTTAAACCTTGTCCAATtattgttggcaattgaaactaaaaaaatacaacTATCCACATCGGTGTACAAAGGGAACTGAaatcactatataagtctcatgagtccctcctcctatcaccaattggttttaagatgaaACCCATGGATTTTTATCCTgatatcagagcgggtcgccgactgtgatTTGAATAAatctgaaaccgaaaaaatgactggcccagcagtataactggacttaaaaatttgggccaagtggtccaaccgatcgaaaaaaattgaGTCAGTTGTCCAttcgattagaaaaaagtccatGTTCACATAGACCTGCTGAAACcactatataataattttatatctagtttcaattgccaacaattATGACCCAACCCGACCTTTCGGTACATCAACAACAAACATACAAGGATGGACACTTAATTTAACAGGCTATGGTAAATTTGATATGCAGTGAGATAACATATATGGCGATGGGCGAACCCTTGGGAGAAAGaggtaaaaaaaacaaaatatgtaTTATACAGCTTCATATGTTATATGCTAATTCAACCATGATCGAGCCGAGCCAACAGAATTACCTGGGATACCTTTGCCAGGAATAGAAAGATAAGGTGATGTGGGGAGAGAGAGGTCCACTGGTAAAGCAACAAACATTGTGGAGGAATGGCACTATATTTCATGCAGACAAAATTGAAGGTGGGACATAATTTCTTAAGAACCCACGAAACCGTCAACAAACAGCTATTTATTTGGATCTCAACTCAACACAAGAGAACAATACACAAATTCTACATGATTTGCTTAATACTGTCAATATTTATCTATAGCCTAGACCATCACAAGTAAATTTCAAAGACCACACGATTAGCCTCTCCTATAATGGACAAAGATATACTCCGTAGATCATGGATCCACTTCTCAGGTAAAGACAAAAAAAAGCACATCTTAAGATTCGATCAATTTGCTTATCACAGAAGATGTATTGCCATGATTTATTTGGTGGGGTTCGTGATGAAATGGTTTTTGATGTTATTGTGGAATGGGGAGCAAGCACAATCTGCACTTGATCTAGGTCTGGGGCTGATGGTAAAGTGGTTTCAAAAGTCTGTGGCTGTTAAGGTAAACTGTATGGTGAAAGCAAAAGAGGTTTTGTCCGCACAACATAAACAAGGTTTCCCACTAACACGTGAAGCTGTTGGCTAGTTGCTGCTTATTGGATTAAGTACCATCAGATCAACAAATTTTATTAGTTTCTGAATTTAATTCAAAGCTAGTATCATTTTGGGTCCTATAACGTGCAATATAGTCAATAAAATTGAGTTCCTACCTCAAATTGAATCCAGCATACTTTTAACTAAAAACTGAATATAGTACGAAAGAACTAAAATGGCATGTTGGTAGACTTGTGGGCAGAGGTTTTCAAAGCTTTGTTCACTCTGTCTACGATTGAAATTTGTTTCTGGTGGTTTTCGACTCAAGTGAAATATAATCATTACATTAGTTGATGAACCCACCACCCCAAGCTTCGATTATGTGCAATATAGTCATAGTTTATGGCTCTCATGTCCGTATAGTGTCGGGACGTTATGCGCTAAGTCCATGTGCATTGTTCGGAATATGAGTATTTTCATTGACAGCCCCCCACCTCCTCCAGAGTGGTTTACCAAGTAACGAATGCAAGAAGAACTAGATCAGTGATAGATTAGAAATTTACCTTCTTTAAAGCCAATCATGCTGAATAAGTGCCAAGGCTCCATCACAAAAAAGGTTAGACAATCCGTTTCAGCTCCATACAGTCCGTGAGTTAACTTGGCACTGTTCATCTGAAAAGAACAAAGACAGATCAAAAGAAagcatagaataaaacaaaataaagctaTATTCGAAGCTGAGAGGTGGGATCATGCTCGTGAACCTTACACAAAATTTCCCTTAGTTAGAGGTCTACATACACCAAGTGCACTTATTTGATGATATAAGGGCAAAACAGcccaaagaaaaaaatgaatttgacTCTTTCGAGCTGAAATGCAGGGCACAACGACAAGATACTATGCAGCAAACACAAAGCCACACACGCACACAACATACGAAATAATATACAGTACTTACAAGTTACAAGTGCTGTCAACCTCAAGTGAGTAGTGACTGTGTCCAACTGATCCTGGTCATCGTTTGCCCATTAAATGCCACAACAAAAAACTATAGATATTTTCTGCATAACCAAtttgtaaaaagaaaatgagagtGACATCAACTCATAGAGAGAGCACTAATTAGTGCCAGATTCATAAGGATCATAGGTTTGTTgatgaagctagggctctgtgAGCATCTTTAAAATCATTAATCAAGATTTCAAGTACAATCGGGATCACATTTCAGGGTCAGCATGGCATCTTCACTGGACTTAACTTATAAAACTGAATGGAAGTAAAGAAAGGTATATAACTACTCATCCTAGAGAGAGAATTACTAAGAAGGAAAAACAGGTCCATGAAACACTACTCATCAGTTATCATCCAAATAGAAGTAAATGTCAAACATGTTACCATAATAAGCTAAAGATTCATATCAATGTCTGAAACCCAATACTAAAGATGGGGAATCTATCATTATAGTACATGAAGGCCGTAAACTGCTAAGTAAAAGGGCAGTCATGTAACTACAAAACAACACAGGATAAATTTTGTAATTACAGCACATCCAATTTCAACATTTTGCCTTCACCATTACTTATCCTACATAACTATCATGAGGCTGTAAGATGTCCATAAGTCATCTCTTGTTTACAGACTTTTTATAGTTCGAGAAAGCCAAGCTTCGTAATCACATCGAAGAAACCAGATTATCCTGTTCGGCAGTCAGTTGTGAGAGTGACCCCTTCATCCACCTCTTCAGCATCTCTAGTGCGGCTTTAGGCTGATCCATAGGAACCATGTGTCCAGCATCATGTACCTATATTCAGAAAGGAAATTGTATGGACAAATGAAAGAGCAAAATGTAAATCAGCGTAGCAGTGAATCTACATATTAAAATCTGAGAAAATTAGGGGAGGAAGGAGGTAGAAGACCTTTAAGAAACTCAGAGGACCATAACTTGTCAACAATCCTGCATCAGAACCATCAACTTGAAAAGGGACTTCAGGGGATGATTCAAAGTCATTCTGACCACTCCACTGCATTGCGTGTACCCATCTTGAATTACCTGTTCATAGAAATGATTCAACACAGTTTTGTCAATGAACTTCAATTTGGATAATGTCACTTCTCCCTGATCAGGAAGTAAAGTAGTCTCACCAAGCCAGTTGCAGATCAAATCATATTCTCCAGCATAAACCAGCATCTTTATTCCATCCTCAAGAAGAGCAGGGATACCAGTTTCAAGATTTCTCATCCAGTCCATGAGCATTGCCTGGTAAACAGTAGGACTGCACGAGACAAACTCTATATCTCCAACTCCAAGCGCTGTCCTCACAGGTTTTTCATTGAGGAACTTCTCCAAGTTTGAGAAGTCGTAGCATAGACTGCCTATGCACTTCTTTCTGATATCATAATACTGCAGGAAGAAAGAGTGAAGCATCATCCAAAAACTTATAGCTTGAGAAAGTAAAGAcctaattttttgaaaaattatatgCAAGGCACAAAGCCTCTATCTGAAGAAAGGCAGAAAGCCCATGTCATTTCAAAGCTCAAAGATGCTTTGGGACATGGTAAGCATAGCTCGATGAGTTTTATGAGTATCATCAATGAGTTCAATTTGTTGATTTGATCCAAGTTCATCCCAAGAATAAATTAATACGATTACAGGTAAATGTTCCTGCTgttattagtatattttatgcACAGCAGTTATAAATCAGGAGATAACCCAGACATAGACGAGTTATATGCTTCTTACATTCACATCGCCAGCATGTGAGATAATTGAACTGAATATTGTGTTGCAAACAAAATAGGCCGCCATGCAAGATAAAGTTCCATCAGTGCCTGAAACAAGTGAAGGAAAAACGTTTAAGCTAACCAACAACATAGCTACAGAGTGATAGAGCCACTCCAAGCATATAATAAATATTGTCATAGCTGATTTACAAATAAGGCCTAACAGCTTAAGCAATGACCACTCACAGAAGACAAACAGACCATACTCagaaaatacaaaaatcatTGTAACATAAAATATCAAGAACAGGAGGATGTATAGTACCACAGAGCTTGATCGCTGCTTCACATAGTGGAAGCACTTTGTTGATACGATCATGCTCAGATTGCGTAAGTATTCCCATATCAAGAGCATAATCAGCATATGCAGCATACTGGATTCCTGGATCCGTTAGACCATTTCCCATAGCAAATCCCTGTTTAGCTTAGATCAGATAAGATATTCAACACAGCCacataaacaataaaattaacaaTTCAGTAATACCTTCAGATTCACATGAATTCCTTCCCCTTCTTTGTTTCCACGGTGGACGCGACCAGCAAAAGCAGGAATATAATGTCCAGCATATGACTCTCCAGTAATGAAAAAATCATTATTTGCTAGTTCAGGATGCTCCGTAAAGAATGCCTACAGCAGAACTTAAGAGTGAGAACTCTATTCAAtatttaagttttattttagtctctctttttttcatcTAATGCAATTCCACATTAATCATAAAAAAGTGGAAACCTGTGTATAAGTTATGCACTGTACAAAAGCTTCATAAAGCGTCACAACACATTATTTCTTCCATCACTCATCAGTACGTGATATTCAAATATTTGCTTTTGGTTCACACTACCAGAACTTAAATCGCACAGAGCTTCAAGAATAATTATCATCATACACCTCATTTACATTTTAAGTTATTGAGAGTTGCTATGGACGAACAATCATTTTCTTTGAGATGAAACATATCAAAATCAATGCCAGTATTTACTCCTCCACATGCATCATCATCAGGTACAACTAGTGAATCTTTTGAGGGTTAACTTCATAATGAAACAACACTCTAAAAACCTGAATTGCCACATTCTTTGTCAATGAGTGACAGCAGAAAGCTCTAGTACTTGGCATTTAATGGCACTCTATTATTTGAATTCTCTTTTGTCAGACAAAAATCTTTCCGCTTGAATGACTAATATCAAAATTACTAAGATAGATGTAGATACATTCAAATTCTTTCTGAGAAATAGGAAGCATAACAAAGACCAGATGCTCTTGTATGAGAGGGTGCAAGAGGGAAACAAAGTAACAAAACTAACCTGTATAAAGTCATATAGGTCATCGCTGACATCATGTTCATTATGGCGAATGTCACGTTTATCAGAACTATAGCTAAATCCAGTTCCAATAGGTTGGtcaacaaatataatatttGAAACCTGCAAAATCATCAAAGAACTTTATATCACAAACAAGTGTTTCTGAAGCTTGACACttagggcacccacaatggggcgcccgatggcgtccatcgtcctcgggcgcggacgatggcaccaTTGTGGGTGTCTGCCATCGGGCGCGCCCGAAGCCCACGCCCAATACATCGTCCGCGGCGTATAGCGcagacgatggccatcgtccgcgccattgtgggcgCGGCGAACGATAGGCgtggacgatggcacgcattttacttaaaaaaatgcatttGCCGGGGTTCGAAATTGCTTGGAAGACAATAATCCTAACCATTGGGTTACACACACTAGTTGAGATATCTTGAAAACTAAAttgttttatacatttattaagatgaaaatgtgatagaaattaatttttataaaatgtattaatttttataacatgaatttttctaattttaaatccaattacaTTACTAATAATGTGACTCTACTCTTGACTAACTCATAAGCATATgaacattaatttttataaatgtatgaacattaatttttataaatgaaatggagtttttttccaatttttgtagttatttaaatatttaaataaaagaaaatgcatagggcgcgccatagggcgcgctttagggcgccccactgcaggtggggggtaggaggataaaactgatgacgtggcgcgccatagggcgcgccttagggcgccccactgctaatgGCCTTAAAAGTGTGAATAGATCGTCGACATATCAGGAACATTGTAAACCAAATTCAGCAGTTCAAACATGGCACCAAAAAGTTTAGAACACAAAACATTAACAATTAGCATAATTCCGCTTTCAAGGAAAAAAACAATTAGCTTAATTCAGATAATAAATCAGTAGgtaatagtatatttttaatcACCAGAATTAACCAAGTATAATACCTGGTCCCACCCATACTCATTTCTCACAAGAGTTAGATTATCAGCAATAGTGAAGGGGCCATTTTCGTAGAAAAGAGCCATCTCACTGCTACAACCTGGCCCACCAGTCAACCAGATGACAACAGGATCTGTGGTGCTATTACGAGACTCAAAGAAGAAGTAAAACATCCTGCAACCATAATGCAAATAGCACAGTTTGAGCATTGGGTATAGTGAGAATATCAGAGGCTGCAGAAAATCAAAACATTTCCATAGGAAACTTTACAAACATTAtgtttgaaattataaaatttaaggAACATGCTCTCGAATATAGTTAATCAGACAATTGAAAAATGGAATCCCCACTTGACATTGCTCATGAGGTCAACAAAGTTAATCCCAAGACATATGATCACCGGTATTCTAATTATCAGCTAGGTCatggcaacagaaaatgttaAATGTCCAAATTAAGATTCAGGACATAGTAACCTTGCATAAAATATCAAGGCCAGCGCATACAAACCAACTAAACAGATCCAAATATCCACATTTAGCGTCATTAGACAGAAATGCAAACAAACATATCCAGTGAGTGTAAAATGATGATACAAAGTGTTCTCCGTAAATAAGTAGCAGCAAATACGTTCCTAGAAAGTATTTGTACAAGTAGAACAGTGACTGCACAGAGAAAGCGGCTCTACCTCAATTAACTGCTGGTACATCCGAATTAATTAAACACATGTATTGAAATGGTCATCGCAACAATGTACAATGATAAAATCACGAAACGTAGCAAAATAACAGTCATGGTGCCTTAACTCGATCAATGTGAGCAAACCACGTTTTCCTCACTCGCGAGTCGCGATATAGCACATAATAAAAATATCTATCACACGCGATTAATCGATATAACATCGCTGATAATCGAGGAAAATTAGTCAACCAACCGTCATATTTCTATAAATTGGCTGCTTATGCGAGTCAGTTACTGATTACGAATTAATAAAcgtcaacaaaaaaaaaaattcgacgGCAAGGAACTTGTaacttaaaattcaatttcTGAAGAAGCTAACCTGGCGGCATGAGAATGCTCAATCTTATAGTAACCGGCATGGTGACCTAGTTCCTCAGCTGCGTTGGGATCCACCGAATTCGGAAACCTAAATCGCCTCTCGACCAGCCTCGCAGTGTCGGGAGAAGCAACCTCATCGTCGACGATGTTGATCGGATGGTTCGGAAACAAATTGAGGTCGTGAATCAGCCGCTCAACCGAAATCATTGACAGATTCGGCGGCGGACGGAGCAGCCCGACGACGGAGGCCGTCGGCGAGAAGAGGACGACGACAACGACGAAGATAGAGAGGTAGCTTCGCGAAGACGAAATCATTTTTTCGTGAGCTTGCGACTATTTGCTAGACTGAACTCATGCGTTTTTCGTAGTTTTGTTTGATATTTATACCAGAATCTGTAATCTCCAGTTTCAAGGCTTTGATCTTTAGATCGTGGGGTATGATGGGTCCGGCAAAGTGGAAGATCGAAGGGCTATAATCGTGCTCATGGTCTTTGCGATTTATGTGGCCCCACAATTTAGCATTAATAATTAGGGCATCCACGATAAAAATAGGCAGGCCACAAACTCCTCCAGctacatcatcagcactaaaaattctcctgtcacatcatcaggacaatcaaatagcctagccacatcactcaaaattatataaaacaaataattgagaatcacacaaaatacggaattaaatttacgacacagatacgagaaaattcaattatattatttaaattaaaaaaaaatacattaaaaaaattacattaatttaaaaaaaatacattatttttaaaaaaatcccgacctccgcctcactcctcgtctctGTCGCCGCCGGTACCCTCCTGTCGCGGTGGCcttcaaatcgtcacgcatgctcacgagcaatgcgtgaagaaaactcttctcctcggggtcctctGTCGCCTTCCAATCGGCTAagatcttgaccatctgagcacgcctttgttgacgcgcgaagaatttgagatcctctgtcgactggccaaggagggatgccgactggacctcctgggacccccggCGCCCCCCCTCGCCTTCCGTTAcgtttgaccaaccgggcgagttcggcgagcgaacgatggaggggatgggagctcctgagcaccctcggggaggtcgtgggaaccgccgctgctgccgctataatcaccggtatagttcagtcgttgcttcttcggccagccagcgtcgacacctgcccgaaacttctcggagtcgttcagcacctcatagcagttccagtaggtgaactccttatacaacccgggctgggggaaggctttctccgctatcctcctgcagtcatcccccgtttggccactgctctgcatgcggagagcgttggcgtacaagcccgaaaatcgggagactccagccctgattcggtcccacgccttccgacactcctccccgttgcgcggcctcccctccgggaaacatgccttgtaggctgctgctattttggcccacatgttgacgatcctctgattgttcgaagtgaggggatcatcgcaaacactcacccacgccttggacagcgcgacgttctccgcatccgtccacttcctccgtaccGAGCAGTCGTCCTCACTCGGTTGCGACGACTCACCgaccctcttgcccttccccttgcccttcttctttggggggccccgaccccgccctactccccccgtttg from Salvia splendens isolate huo1 chromosome 9, SspV2, whole genome shotgun sequence includes:
- the LOC121746929 gene encoding serine carboxypeptidase-like, whose translation is MISSSRSYLSIFVVVVVLFSPTASVVGLLRPPPNLSMISVERLIHDLNLFPNHPINIVDDEVASPDTARLVERRFRFPNSVDPNAAEELGHHAGYYKIEHSHAARMFYFFFESRNSTTDPVVIWLTGGPGCSSEMALFYENGPFTIADNLTLVRNEYGWDQVSNIIFVDQPIGTGFSYSSDKRDIRHNEHDVSDDLYDFIQAFFTEHPELANNDFFITGESYAGHYIPAFAGRVHRGNKEGEGIHVNLKGFAMGNGLTDPGIQYAAYADYALDMGILTQSEHDRINKVLPLCEAAIKLCGTDGTLSCMAAYFVCNTIFSSIISHAGDVNYYDIRKKCIGSLCYDFSNLEKFLNEKPVRTALGVGDIEFVSCSPTVYQAMLMDWMRNLETGIPALLEDGIKMLVYAGEYDLICNWLGNSRWVHAMQWSGQNDFESSPEVPFQVDGSDAGLLTSYGPLSFLKVHDAGHMVPMDQPKAALEMLKRWMKGSLSQLTAEQDNLVSSM